The genomic window gaagatatacagatggccaacagacacatgaaaagatgcttaacaatactcatcgtcagggaaatgcaaatcaaaccatagtgagatatcaccttacatctgtcagaatggctagaatcaaaaagacaagaaattacaagtgttggcaaggatgtggggggaaaaaaagtagcactcatgcactgttggcgGGTATATAAATCagcgcagccactgtggaaaacagcacggagattcctcaaaaaattaaaaatagaattgcgtATGAGCCAGCAATTCTACCACTGGTATTTACCcctagaaaacaaaaccactaattcaaaaagatgcatgcacccctatgtttattgcagcattatttacaatagccaagacacagAAGCAGTCCCAGgatccatcgatagatgaatgacTAAAGAtgtaagacacacacacacacacacacacacacacacacacacacaccactgggatattactcagccatacaaaagaacgaaatcttgtcatttgggacaatatgaatggacctagagggtatgatgctaagtgaaataaatcagagacagaaagacaaataccatatgatttcacttataagtggaatctaaaaaaaaagacaaaacaagcacctgggtggctcagtcagttaagtatctgactcttgatttggttcaggtcatgatctcacagttcatggaactgagccccacgttgggctctgcaatgacagtgggTCGcctcctggggattctctctctgcccctccttcactctctctctctctaaataaactaaaaaaaaaaaaaaattaaaaaacaacacaaaacactcttaaatacagagaacaaattggtagatgccagaggggaggtgggtagggggacgGGGAAAATAGAcgaaggggagtgggaggcacaagcttccagttatggaatggatACATCACGAGGATGAagggtacagcatagggaatacaatGATACTGCAGTAGCCTTGTATGGGGACAGACGGCAGGTACAGTTGCGGTGAGCACAGCATGATGTACAGAGTTGTTGGATCACTGTATcgtccacctgaaactaacgtgACTTTGCGTGTCATATActcaaattaaagcaaaaatagcaCTCAACGtgtactgagcacttactgtgttccaggcactgaacTTAGCTTCACGTGAATGTCTCATTCAATTGCCACAACAATCTGATGGGTAGATACCAGTATTGTTCCTGTTTTACTTTTGAGGAAACAGACCCACAGAGACTAAGAGATGTTCCCAACGATACTTGAAGTATTAAGAGGGGGATCTGGGATTCAAGCCCAGGCAGATTGCACCAGGCCTGTAACCACCTGCAGCCTTGATTTATTCATATGGATTTCTGGATTGAAGCAGTGAGGGGGGCAATCAGGCAAACCATCTCCTATTtcttggagaattttttttttttttttaccagatctgattttattttcattataaactcACAGGAGGGTCCAGGAAGCTAAGAGGTGTGACTCAAATGAGCTCAAGTCACCCCCAGATCAGTTGCACCTTAACAGCAGTTAGTATACATGCAAAGATCATCCAAAATCAAACACAGATTTAAATTTCACCAGGTCAGGAACTGAAATACTGGAAATTTGTTACTAAAAATTTTCTCTTAGGCTTTGAATGTTACAGGGAGCAACAAAAtatccagaggggaaaaaaaaacacgtgTCTCACACAAGGAAGTGACAGTCCCGACGAATGATGGTAAAAGGGGTACAGACAGCTgctttcaaaaatacacattttaatgatgatttttgCCAAATGTTAATTTGGAGATATTTTACACAAAACCCCTCTTGACAAATACAGTTTATACATTATTAGAAGTTGGAACTGAGCTATATTTGTTTTGGACAAAAATTACAAGTGTCAGAATGTTTTCAGATTGGAAACCAAgtgagtggggcacctgagtggctcagtcgggttagggtccaacttgggctcaggtcatgatcttgcggtttgtgggttcgaatccgacatccagctctgtgctggcaaagcctgcttgggattctctttttccctcttctctttccctccctgacttgtgctttctctctctctctcttaaaattaataaacttaaaacaaaacaaaacaaaaccaaagaacaagGGAGTGACATATGGGATACCTGAatagcttagttggttgagcatctgactcttaacttcagctcaggtcatgattccagggttgtgggattgagctccttgttgggctccgtgctgagcatggagcctgcttaagattctctctctttccctttgccccctGCTTGAGCTcagtctctcaaattaaaaagaaaaaaaaagaaaacaacaaccaaGCGATATAGTTATTAATAACTTTTACAGAATTTCAGAAAGTATAAATCCCTAATTGTCAAAATATATTACTGTCTCCaagttcatttcacttttttaaaattttatttttttaagtgattcttttttaaaaatagttattttacttTCGAGAaggacaaagcatgaatgggggaggggcagagagaggggaacagaggatcccaagcagggtacACGTCGACAGTGGTGGgccagatgaggggcttgaactcgtgcaacatgaaatcacgacctgcaacatgaggtcagacactcaaccagctgagccacccaaggtgccccttaaagttatttttaaaaatgtttatatatttattttaagagaaagagacagaaaggggggggaggggcagagagaaagggagagagagaaaaccaagcaggctccacacccagcacagagccccaacacggggcttgatctcatgaccaagaagagatcatgacccgaaccaaaatcaagagctggacgctcaactgactgagccatgcaggtgacCCCAtttcaccttatttttaaaaagtccctgcaggggcacttgggtggctcagttggttgagtggcccacttcagctaaggtcatgatctcatggtttgtgggttcgagccccgtgtcaggctctctgctgtcagcatacagcctgctgtggatcctctgtcccctccgtctctctgcttctctctcactcatgcactctctcaaagtaaatctaaaaatctttttaaagattgaaagaaaaagtCCCTGCAGTACAATTCTGCAGAGCTCGCTCCACATACTGTAAGTTGTGACAAACAGTGCCGCAAAGTTGTTCATCCATGATCCTCAGTTCCACAGGCGGCTGGAGGTCTGCACACCATATGCCCACACTTCCTTGCCAGCTGGCCTCCGTTAGGACAATAACCTAAAAGCCTCCGGCAAGGTTTGTTCTTGCGGCCAGAGGAAGGGTGAATCCACATTTCCCCTCAGCATCTGGGTCACCTCTTGCAGCCACAAGTGGCTCCTGCTTTCCTGCACGAGACTATACTtcaacagcaacagcagcaggtCCGCCAGCACCAGCCCCTGTGGGCTTGGGGTCTGGCAGGATGGGCAAAGGTGCGGTAGCCATGACTGACATCCACATGTCAAATTTCGTTTGTGTCTCAAACGCACAAGACCTTGACCACCCACCCGTAGGACATCACAGTGGCTATGGAATCCGTAGGCACAAAATCCCGCTCCTGGACCATCTCTTTCCCCCAGGGGccagcaatgaaaagaaaaaataagagtgtGAAAGAGAACACAACTTCCCAGAGGCTTTCAATCCCTTACCTGTGTTTTTACCCTCAGCAACGGGAAATGCCAAAGCATTTGTGGGTGATTATTGGCTCTGTGACCCACAGTGCCACTGTGGAGTACTGGTGAGGGTGGGGCCTATGCAGCTCTGACCTTGTCACTTTACCGAGGCCTTGGAAGCAGAACTATGAATTGGACcccatgttctgtttcttgacatGGATGTTCACGTTTATGGATTATACACTTACTTGCAGTGAGGAAATACTTATCAAAGCGACCAAGAGAAACGCTGGTCTCGGGATTTGGGGTTGTAAATATCACTTCTGACTTCCTTCCTGGGAAGGCAAGGGAGTTGCAAGTTTGACTCTTCCTGCTGGAATCCAGAATTGCCTTATTTCAGCAGTCTGCAGGGCTTATTTCCCAGGGAGCCCTCTCACCTCTGCACTTGTCAGGAAAACCACCACAGGGTTAAGTTCCGGAGGGAACCTCCCGAAGATTTCAGGGAATATTGGATACCTGTAACTATATTCCACACAGAAAATTTGGAGTATACTGGAAAAATCTGGGGAATGACCTTAAGCTTGCTCAGGTCTAGCGTGGTCTCCTTGATAGAAGAGATTAAGGCGGCACCCGGTGCCCTCCGTGTGGCAAATGCACTCTACTCTTTTCCTGCCCACTCGGACTACCACAAGCAATTTGCCTTTACCTGGCAGCAGTATACCACTGCCACCCAGCCCAAGATGTGAGTAACTCTGCAGTTTtgtgggctttttgtttgtttttaagattttctttttaagtaatctctacacccaccgtggagcttgaatttacaaccccaagatcaagagatcaagagttgcacatccTACTGAGTCAGGCACCCCAGTAAGTCCGAAAATTTGCTCAGCCTAATCCTCAAGACCTTGACCACCCACCCCAGGACATCTTGATGGTCCACTTCACTGATGTCATGTTGCTGATCTCAGAGAACTGGAAGGGGCAGTAATCCAGGTGTAAAACATTGATGCTTGCTTGGGGAGGTTAAGTCCTAGGGAAAAACTGGCCACCCAGCAAAGTTCCCCGGGCGGGGGGTTGGCATACTtactgccaccccccacccccagccaagtGAAACACAAATTGCACTTGCCCCTCAAACCACCCTCACTGCCCCACTGTGCACAGAGCATGGTAGGGAGGCAGGCCTCTTCAAATCTTGGCGAAAGCACTTACGTTTGGGTATTGTTACCCAAATGCATTTACTGGGTAGCCCTCAAATCTACTATGCTCAGGTGGGGCCTTGAGCAAGAGAAGATTCTCTAGGAGATCCAGGCTCACATTGTGTATAGCAGACCCAAGGCATATTTGGAACTTGAGGTAAAACTCAGAAGAGCCCCTGGTGTCTTTGAGGCCATCAGGTTAACTATCAGGGTTCTATTAGAGATTAGGCATTCTTCCGAGGGACACCACCTAACTGCAGTCTGGACCAGGCAGGATACGATAACTTCCCTATGCACCTAATGACACTCTATGATCCATTAGATATAGGTACAGATGGGATTGGGCTTGATTTAACCTGAAGGTACCAGTAAGCTGCCTATCGGCGCCTATACCAGGAAGAtgggtgaaaaataaaaacaccgaAGCTTGGTTTACAGGTGCTTCTGCATGACATACTGGCATCAGCAGTGAATGTTAAGGAATTACAGCCCCATGCAGGACCCTAAAGGACAGCTGCAGCCCAAGGGAAATAAGCAGCCCAAAGACAGAGCTTCAAGTGTGATACACTCTTCTCTGGTGAAGACAGACCGCTTGTGTCTGGATCCTGGTGCAGAAGGGCAGGGACTGAGCAAGAAGGAAACCGGATTTCCTCACACAGGCCATGTCCCATGTGACAGCTTACCAAAGGCTTCCACTGCAGGGGACCAGATGGTCCACTTCTTACCACAACAAAGCCCAAGGCTATGGGCACAGTTGTCAACCCATGGCCCACAGTGTGCACCCATCAGCTCTCACCTCAGAAGTTACACTGAGCACCTGCAATCAAGAACTGCACTGTCCTGTGCCTGGGCTCATTGCCAGGGAAAACATTAATCAGCCTGAGAAGGGAGGCCATTGCCGTCAGGGTGCAAGGCCCTGATGGGAGCTGGGTACAAGGCGATATAACCACTGGCCCTCTGCTTATACCTCTATACCTGCTTCCTCACCTAAATGTTGAGGGATGGCTCATATTCCCTACAACGCTATCATGTCTTAGGTGTTTCCAGATCGTCTCAGCAACATGGGAGCTGGCGAAAGAAACTAGGATTCTGTTCATTTTCCTCTGGCGGTAACTGGGCAAGTTCAGCTGAACGGTGACAAAGGGGCACCAGCTCTGGCTCTGAGAAACATGAGGACTTGTGTCTGAATAGGGGCCATAAATCTGTATGTTCACTTATTCCACCTTGTGAACTTCAATTACAAGTATTTCTGGTACCTGTAGGGTTTGGTCCAAGTGCTTGATAAGCCATACTGACCTTGTAAAGGTCAACCAGTACCAGTCTGGGGCATGGTCCAAGGAAGCTGGCAGTGCCAGGGTGCATGTGAGCCACTGAGGCCATGGGTAGAAAGAGCCACCAGAAGAAATGGGGTCTCCTCCTTGTCTTGTGTCTTGGGCACATCAGACCCTAGCAGCAAATCTCAGGGTCAGGCAGAAGCAGGTCTTTGGCTAGTGGTTAGCTTGTTTCTCAGGTACTGGGTGATACTTGATAATCTGGTTGGAGTCCTAACGCTCTAGCTCAGGAGCTGAcaaatttcttctgtaaaaacccatgtataaaatattttagactttgcaagTCAAATGTCGCTGTTGCAACTACCCATTTCTGCCACTGTAGTGTGAAAGTAGTCAGTGAACGAGTGTAGCCGTGatccaataaaatttatttacaaaaataggcagcgGGCCAAGTTGGGCCCAAGGACTGTAATTTCCCAACCAGTCTTTGATGACACTTAGTAGACAACCTGGCTGCCTGAGGGGACTATGATCCATTCTGCTTCTGTGAGATGGAAACCTCTAAGGTCTGGTGCTTTGCAGAGTTGTACATGGGTGTAGAACAGGGCATTGTGTATGGGAGTTTCTGACCAAGTGGTGGGTGCAGAGGCCAGAATGTGAGGGTCACACCAGAATAGGCTGAGCTTCCTTCTTCATAAGAAACATCAACTGGTTTATTCCAGATCAGGCCCAACCCTCCTACCCCATACACACACGGTCCCTGGGTGGGCACTGTCCTTACTGGGCCCTTAAGAGCCCTTGTGCTGTGGCCTGACCACCAGGCCGTCTCTGGTGATGGCCCAGTTGTAGCTCTTCGGGGAGTCCAATGCTTCTTCCACCCGTGCCTCCAGGTTCTCTCGGGTGATGAAATTTTTTGCCTCCTCCTATTGTGAGAGAGAAGGCCAGCTGAATGGAAGTCTCCAGCACATGCCTGCTGCCTGCTGGCCTTTGGCCCACTAAGGGAGAGGCTCCAGCTCTCTTTGGATGGATGCCTGGAGCCTAGGACCTCTGTAGAGGAGGATCCCACTACAGCTACGATCCTGCGGACCTTCTAGTGGAAAAATATCAGGCAGCCTTACCACGTTCGTCTTTCTCAGATAAGAAATCGCACCAGTCGTGACAACCTCTGGACCTGCTAGGTGGAATCAGTTCCTCAATGTTGCCTCAATGTCCTTCTTAATCTCTCTCAAACTTGTCCTTCTCCTTCTGTTACTTTAATTCAGACCCCGTCCTTTGTTGCTGGATCACTCCTGACTGGTCTGCTTTTAAGCCTCATACCTGATATCCTAGCCTAGAACATAACTTCAACGACTTTATCGTCCGTAAGGCAAAATACGAATTCCTTGTGGAACCGGGGGTCCCTCCCAGATGCAGGCTTACCATCACCCAGGTACTTGAACACTTTCCAATGTCAACTCTTACTTCTGCGCCTGCCAGGCACTCTCCTTGCACGCCATCTTTCCCAAATCCTCACCTACTTGCTAACTCTCAAGACTCAAGGCTGTTCGCTCTCTTTGCACGCAGCCAGTGCCCCATTTCGCGGCGCCCAGGACTCCGAGCGCGGCCCAGGAGGAGCTCCCGCCCTCTAGCCCCAGCCCCTGGAGACACGGCCCACCTGCAGCTGCAACGCTTCCTGCTCCTTGAGCTGCGCCCAGGCTTGTGCCTCTCGGGCCCGCCGGGCCTTCTCCTCCGCCTGCCGCTGCTCCTGCTCCCGCGCTTCCTGCCGCAGCCTCGCTAACCTGGGGTGGAGGGCAATAGGCAGAGACTCAGTGCGTCTGGATCTTCCCCGCGCCAGCCAGCCAGCGGCCCGCCCCGCCTCCCGGCCCACTCACCGCAGCTCGTGCAGCCGCTGGTTCTCCGCCTGGTTCCAGGCCATCAGGTCGCGGTGCTCAGTGGCTTCCTGCAGAGCCTTGCGCTCTGTCAGGACCCCGGCCCGGACCTCGTGCATCTTCTTCCGCACCTCGGACACGAACTCAAGCCTGGGCGGAGACGCGCCAAAGTCGGCACCCTCTACGCCCGCCCGCTCGGACACACCGCCCACGGCGCAGACGCCCGCCTCCCCTTAAGTCGTACACACCTGAGGGCGCGCACCGTCTGGCGGTACTGCCGGTAACGCTCCGTCAGCACGAAGAACTCTACAGGATCCACCGCAGGCGGGGTCGTCACGCGCCCGAGCTTGGACTTGGCCGGCGGGTCATGGCGGGTCTTGCGGCCGCGAACCGGCTGCAGCAGCAGGGCCCAAGGCCCGCACGGGGGTCTCGCGCCCAGGACCCTCAGCGCGCGCAGCATGGCCCAGGATGCCCCGCGTCCGGCGCGCCGCAGGGCATCACGGGGCCCGGAAGCGGGCGCGGGGTACCACGGGACTCGTAGTCCGCGGGCTCCGCCTCCCACCTCCTGGATCCGGGTCGCGGGGAGCGCACCTGCCAACATCTGCATCTACCCCTCAACGTCTGCGTCCGCCCCTGGCCCGCTGGCTCTGGCTTCGCCCTTCCTGCGAGACCTGCCATGACCCGCCCCGTGTCCCTCCCGCCGGCGGGCCCGGCCCGCGTCCCTCCAGCCCCCCGCGCGGGGTAGGGTCTCAGCGCGGGTGGGCAAGGGAGGGGACGACTGAGAGATCTCGAGGCAGTAGCTTCAGGGAGTTCACATCGTTATTGGAGGGCTGCAGGGCGCGGCGCTCTAGGTTCGGTCTGCGCGGGGAGGAAGCGGGCATTTTAGCAGATGCCCTGGCAGCCCAGCTGCGACCTTGCCCGCCCCCTCTCCTCCCGACCTGTCCCCGCGGAGCTGGACGTGGCCTTCTGGCGGACGCGCCTTGGCTGCTAGAGGACCCAGCGTGGGCGCTCTGTAGCTCCTTGGGTGTTGCCCACCCTTAACCTGGTATGTGAAAGCCTGAGCTCACACCGACTTAAACTCGGTGATAAGTTTTTGCCTTATGGGAATTTACCACTTTCTCCTTCAGTTAGCGCCCTCCTGgtgcactttaaaataaatttgcaaaatagTAGTAATCCATCTCTGCACTTGGTCTTCTGCAATCACTAAGTCATTGCTAGTGCAGTGACCACCTGGTTCTGGGCCCCCTTCTATTAGTGTGAGTTCACACTCCTCATCTCTTCCCACTGGGAGACACACTGGGTTCTCCTGATGATGAGAAAGAAGCCTAGAGGATCCCGCTACAGCTGTGGTCTTACTTATGGAGGTTTTAAGCACAATTGTCTCCTCCTACTCCACTAATGACTTCGAATCTTTTACTTTAACATAAGTATCTTATCATAAATTGTTCCGAGAATTCTGGGAAATAGGAAGAATAGCAGATGGCATCTGGCTGTGTGCCTGAGGGTGCTTTGGCAGGGGGCGTCTCTGTGTTTTCTCATTACCCCCTCTTCTGTCCACATAGCCCAAGTCCTTGGCCATAATGGCCCCTGGTGGCCAATGCCTGGGCCTCTCTCTGTACTTACCAGCAGTGTCTGCACCAGGCGCTGCTTCCTGTGGAGGGACCACCAGCCTGTGGTTCTGGCCTCCCAGGGCACACTGTTCTAGGGAGCCAGGGCATCGTTTGGGAGGTTATGGGCAGCCTTGTCTGGTCTGCTTGCTGCAGTGCCCAGGACCCTTCCTCAGAAGGGAGCGGAGGCTGTGGCCTGCCCACTACCCCATCCCAGGCTCACGGTAGGTGAAGGAGCCCCACCCAGCACCTTCTTCCTCCCACTCAGGCTGGGGAGACCCTTAACCTACCTGGGAGCCTTGGGACATGCTGTGGGTGCTGGGGTGAGCTGGAAGCCCGCTTTCCTCTGGGGTACCAGCCCTGGGACCAGTGCTGAGCCTTCGAGTGTCCAGGGTGGGCAGtcagcagcagcagtagcagaAGGCCTAGCCTGCAGCCGGCCATGACAGGGCTGCTCCCACGGATAGTGGACAGCACTCAAGAAGGCGGATACTTCCATCCacacctccttccttttcttccagggTCCCCTTGGACAGCTGGCGCTTCAGGGGCAGCTTTAGTGGTTCCTAATGCCCTTCCCTCTTCTGCCACTGCTCCTCATCCCAGGAGTCCAGGGATCTGGACCCCGGAGGCTCCAGGCAGCTAGCCTTCTCcagaccccccccctcccccccgggcaTAGAGGATTCCAGCCTTGCCAGCTGAGGGCCCTTCCTGGTCAGTCAGGCCTACCCCTCCTCCCATCAGGGATTCCAGAAGTAGAAGGTTGGAAAAAGTAACAGAGACTCGGGTCAGGGGAGCCCTCCAAGAGACAGGCAGCAGTGTAGGggcactgggggcacctggtgcaCAGCACCCTGCCTTTTCTCTGTGGTTTGCCATCTCTCTTCCATGGCAGTTGGGGATGTGGAATGGATGTGTGGTGGTGACAGGGGCAAGTGTTTTTACCCCTCGTCCCTCCCACACTAGAGGCAGCAGGCATAGAAACAGTgttggggagagaaagggaaagggctCTTTTTGGGGCGTGATTCATGGGTAAGAGGGacttgggagggagaagaggaacagAGTGCCATACACCCAGGACAGACTGCCATCCAGGAGTCCCAGCCCTTGGGGGAAAGCAGCCTCTTCACTCACGGAGGGAAAGCTGTGGAGGAGGAGGCTCCTTGAGGTGGCTCCTCCAGGTGACAGTGGGATCCCCAGGCAGCCAGCTCTGGGATTTATGGTGACTCCTCCCCCTGTTCCTGGTCCAGACTCCAGTGACGTCTCAATGAAGGGAGGGGGAGTAGCCTGCCACCCAACACTCTTCCCTTCCCAGTGCATGTTCCTAGCCACTGGCCCTGGGGTCACCAGACAGATTGCTCCCGCTCCCTGTCTTCCCAGGGATCTGAGATGGTAGGACTGCTCCAGCCGGGCCACGCCCTGAAGAATCCTCCTCCCACTTCCCAGGCTGCATCCTCAGGCTCCTGCCCTTAGGCCTACAAAGCCCTCAGTCTTCCCTGACCCTAAAAGGAAATTGTGGCCCGGAGGCGGCAATGGCTGGGGACCTGTGTCCCACCCAGTTGGCAGCCTGAGTGGGGAGTCAGCAACCTGTGGAGAGGTCTGGGGGAGGCCATGGGGACCTAAGGGCTTGTTTGCTCAACTGTAAAAGGGGGTGGATGGAATGAACCTCATCCACACACCTGAGCACCAGGGCTGGGTCGCTCTAGATGGAGGTAGTTTTGGGTggggcttctctctcctccctgcaggCCCATGAGAGGGCTCAGCTCAGGGGGCAGTGTAGCATCTGTGGGCCTATGAGCAGGGGGTAGGAATAATCTTTCCTCTCAAGGTTCCAAGCCTTCCCCATCCTGTGCTCAACCCAAGGCTATTCATGGAGTTTGGCACAGCTCACCTAGACACTTGAAACATGCCCCTGCCTCTCATTCTGTGTCAGCTCAACTTTCCACCACGGACCAGCTATTAGCTTTCCACCAGCTATTCGCCTGGAGCGGGGGCGGCGGGCAGAGGCCTGTTTACAGGGTTAATAGGCAATTTCTGCATTTGGGCTGAACAGCAAATGCAAGGGCCAGGGTCAGGCTTGGTGGCGTGGTGGCCAGTCATTAGGAGAGCAGGTGCGTCAAATCCGGAGgcaaagatgggggaggggatggcatAACAGGCACCAGTTATTCATGGGCGCCCGGACTTCAGCTTCCCATGCAGGAAGGCACACATCAATTTCCAAACAACGTGTGGATTGTATGTTCAGTgaaattgttttggaaaatacttcGTTCCTATATGTGTTGGTTAACCAAGtaatttttaggaaaaacatttgttttatggtttaGTGAAAATGATTCCTTTGAGTTCAGTAAACTAGCTTAGTTCTGGTTTGGGTTTACAGAATGTTTTATTCAAAGTcccttgtgtttattttaaaagaggaatggggagcctttattttttctgtagtttgtttgtggtttttccTAAAACATCCAAACCAGAACTAAGCTTCCCAAAGGATGctcttgttcctttctttctggccACATACATAGCTTTTCAGGAACATTTGCTGTCATCTTCCAGACTGTAGACTCTGGAATTGATCCTCATATCCCTCTCAGCAGGACACAGAAAGCCATGTGTTCACCACTGAGCAACTAATGCTCGGTCCTGAGGATAGGACTTCATTCCAGTCTGGGAACTGCTTGTAGCCGGCTGGGAAAGCAGAGGCATAGAGCAGTGTGCTCGGGTGCTGCTGGAGCACAGAGGGGCACAAAGCCCTGAGCAGATGGTCTGGATGAAGGATGACAGAGTTAGCTGGAGTCCGCACACAGGGCAGCAGCGGTGCTCCAATATAAGGAACAAAATGGAGAAGAGTCAACACAGGAACTGCCGGCAGGTCTGGATCTGTGGgctaggggtggagggagggaggcgcaGAGAATGCTGGAAGGCTGGAGGAAGGGACCGAAGACTCTGGAGAGACAGGGTGAACCCCTGGGCATTGGGAGTGTGAGACAGGTGCCTGTGGGTCACCGCGTGCAGTCACGTGGCAGGAAGCCGACCTGGAGCTCAGGGTTGGAGAAGAGCTAAGGGGGCATAACCTACAGACCACAGGAATGGCCAGTCtctgaagaaggagaaaggaggagcaGTGGCTCCAGAGTGAGGATAAAGTCAGAAGGGAGGAACTAGTGGATCCTCGGGAATTGGAAAGAAAGGAATCTGTGGGGATGAACTATGGAAGAGGTGAGAGTGAGTCTATCATAAAGGCAGAAGACT from Neofelis nebulosa isolate mNeoNeb1 chromosome 9, mNeoNeb1.pri, whole genome shotgun sequence includes these protein-coding regions:
- the MRPS26 gene encoding small ribosomal subunit protein mS26 isoform X1; this translates as MLRALRVLGARPPCGPWALLLQPVRGRKTRHDPPAKSKLGRVTTPPAVDPVEFFVLTERYRQYRQTVRALRLEFVSEVRKKMHEVRAGVLTERKALQEATEHRDLMAWNQAENQRLHELRLARLRQEAREQEQRQAEEKARRAREAQAWAQLKEQEALQLQVGRKKFHHPREPGGTGGRSIGLPEELQLGHHQRRPGGQATAQGLLRAQ
- the MRPS26 gene encoding small ribosomal subunit protein mS26 isoform X2, with protein sequence MLRALRVLGARPPCGPWALLLQPVRGRKTRHDPPAKSKLGRVTTPPAVDPVEFFVLTERYRQYRQTVRALRLEFVSEVRKKMHEVRAGVLTERKALQEATEHRDLMAWNQAENQRLHELRLARLRQEAREQEQRQAEEKARRAREAQAWAQLKEQEALQLQEEAKNFITRENLEARVEEALDSPKSYNWAITRDGLVVRPQHKGS
- the LOC131485505 gene encoding LOW QUALITY PROTEIN: progonadoliberin-2 (The sequence of the model RefSeq protein was modified relative to this genomic sequence to represent the inferred CDS: substituted 1 base at 1 genomic stop codon) translates to MAGCRLGLLLLLLLTAHPGHSKAQHWSQGWYPRGKRASSSPQHPQHVPRLPGRVLGTAASRPDKAAHNLPNDALAPXNSVPWEARTTGWWSLHRKQRLVQTLLVSTERGPGIGHQGPLWPRTWAMWTEEGVMRKHRDAPCQSTLRHTARCHLLFFLFPRILGTIYDKILMLK